One Kitasatospora sp. NBC_01287 DNA window includes the following coding sequences:
- the ppk2 gene encoding polyphosphate kinase 2 codes for MTDQPVQPPRLAKKPYETELLRLQNELVMLQEWVRAEGARLVVVFEGRDAAGKGGAIKRVTEFLNPRVARVAALPAPTERQRGQWYFQRYVEQLPAAGEIVLFDRSWYNRAGVERVMGFCSQEEYWQFLHQCPTFERMLIEAGIRLRKYWFSVSDTEQERRFRARLADPMRRWKLSPMDTESISRWEDYSRAKDEMFIHTDIPEAPWNVVESDDKRRARINMIAHLLSTLPYHDVTKPPVELPPRPPSQGYQRPPRDLQKYVPDHAAALAGKSAKKGGRDGKGAEGGAGGKKKGATMD; via the coding sequence GTGACCGACCAGCCCGTCCAGCCGCCCCGCCTCGCCAAGAAGCCGTACGAGACCGAACTCCTGCGCCTGCAGAACGAACTGGTGATGCTCCAGGAGTGGGTGCGGGCCGAGGGCGCGCGGCTGGTGGTGGTCTTCGAGGGGCGGGACGCGGCCGGCAAGGGCGGTGCCATCAAGCGGGTGACCGAGTTCCTCAACCCGCGCGTCGCCCGGGTCGCCGCGCTGCCCGCGCCGACCGAGCGCCAGCGCGGGCAGTGGTACTTCCAGCGCTACGTGGAGCAGTTGCCCGCGGCCGGCGAGATCGTGCTCTTCGACCGCAGCTGGTACAACCGGGCCGGGGTCGAGCGGGTGATGGGCTTCTGCAGCCAGGAGGAGTACTGGCAGTTCCTGCACCAGTGCCCGACCTTCGAGCGGATGCTGATCGAGGCGGGCATCCGGCTGCGCAAGTACTGGTTCTCGGTCAGCGACACCGAGCAGGAGCGCCGCTTCCGGGCCCGGCTGGCCGATCCGATGCGCCGCTGGAAGCTGTCGCCGATGGACACCGAGTCGATCAGCCGCTGGGAGGACTACTCACGGGCCAAGGACGAGATGTTCATCCACACCGACATCCCCGAAGCCCCCTGGAACGTGGTGGAGAGCGACGACAAGCGGCGGGCGAGGATCAACATGATCGCCCACCTGCTCTCCACCCTGCCCTACCACGACGTGACCAAGCCGCCGGTCGAGCTGCCGCCCCGCCCGCCGTCCCAGGGGTACCAGCGGCCGCCGCGCGACCTGCAGAAGTACGTCCCCGACCACGCGGCCGCGCTGGCCGGGAAGAGCGCGAAGAAGGGCGGTAGGGACGGCAAGGGCGCCGAGGGCGGAGCCGGCGGGAAGAAGAAGGGCGCGACGATGGACTAG
- a CDS encoding sporulation delaying protein family toxin: MNLKTRSLICATITAGLIGGVGTSAMAATPGGGSAAAPAAKSTGSYGDGEVLSLLLFAGGRAAAEHPALAEQIKNQHSALAPMSDAQVTELVQQLTTVDPAYHSEVTQAVQAKDPFVVQSGMERLNDDLKTVISNAGASTARSNAAVRPNGFLWHDANVFTEINGVAAINVLGYANVAGATEVAVALVVVPDAVSYGFDMKQPNNLDEDGLVAAVAAAL, from the coding sequence ATGAACCTCAAGACCCGGTCGCTGATCTGCGCGACCATCACGGCCGGCCTGATCGGCGGCGTCGGCACCTCCGCCATGGCCGCCACTCCGGGCGGCGGCTCCGCTGCCGCGCCGGCCGCGAAGAGCACCGGTTCGTACGGCGACGGCGAGGTGCTCAGCCTGCTGCTGTTCGCCGGCGGCCGGGCCGCCGCCGAGCACCCCGCGCTGGCCGAGCAGATCAAGAACCAGCACAGCGCCCTCGCCCCGATGTCGGACGCGCAGGTGACCGAGCTGGTCCAGCAGCTCACCACCGTCGACCCCGCCTACCACAGCGAGGTCACCCAGGCGGTCCAGGCCAAGGACCCGTTCGTCGTGCAGAGCGGCATGGAGCGGCTCAACGACGACCTCAAGACGGTGATCAGCAACGCCGGCGCGAGCACCGCGCGCAGCAACGCGGCCGTCCGCCCGAACGGCTTCCTCTGGCACGACGCGAACGTGTTCACCGAGATCAACGGGGTGGCCGCGATCAACGTGCTCGGCTACGCGAACGTGGCCGGCGCGACCGAGGTCGCCGTCGCCCTGGTCGTGGTGCCGGACGCGGTCAGCTACGGCTTCGACATGAAGCAGCCGAACAACCTCGACGAGGACGGTCTGGTCGCCGCGGTCGCCGCCGCGCTCTGA
- a CDS encoding CYTH domain-containing protein, with the protein MGIESERKFLVHNDVWRTDAVSSHRIRQGFLSTDPERVVRIRVTDNSTGPAATGLVTTGPATTGLITIKGARSGMSRPEFEYPVPAAEAVEMLEQLCLPGVIDKVRHVCTPQGPAEYELTVDEFAGANHGLVLAEVEYRALPADPSDRGALPRWLGPEVTEDGRYANAALAVHPYREFAP; encoded by the coding sequence GTGGGGATCGAGAGTGAACGCAAGTTCCTGGTGCACAACGACGTCTGGCGGACCGATGCGGTGTCGAGCCACCGGATCCGCCAGGGCTTCCTCAGCACGGACCCGGAGCGGGTGGTGCGGATCCGGGTCACCGACAACAGCACGGGACCGGCCGCCACGGGACTGGTCACCACCGGACCGGCCACCACCGGACTGATCACCATCAAGGGTGCCCGATCCGGAATGAGCCGACCGGAGTTCGAGTACCCCGTCCCGGCAGCCGAGGCCGTCGAGATGCTGGAGCAGCTGTGCCTGCCGGGCGTCATCGACAAGGTCCGCCATGTCTGCACCCCCCAGGGCCCCGCGGAGTACGAACTGACCGTCGACGAGTTCGCCGGCGCCAACCACGGGCTGGTCCTGGCGGAGGTCGAGTACCGCGCCCTCCCCGCGGATCCGTCCGACCGCGGCGCGCTGCCGCGCTGGCTCGGCCCCGAAGTCACCGAGGACGGCCGCTACGCCAACGCCGCCCTGGCCGTCCACCCCTACCGGGAGTTCGCCCCGTAG
- a CDS encoding SdpI family protein — MNAHLAVGVLFALTLTAAGLVIASAGRRAAEGRLPRNPLVGIRTRATTQDDDAWRAGQLAAQRRYRRVLPVLALAAIGSLVNGLLSGPFWVFLVIASGCGLADLVTATAAVRAARAAAGRR; from the coding sequence ATGAATGCACACCTCGCGGTAGGCGTCCTGTTCGCACTCACGCTGACCGCGGCCGGCCTGGTGATCGCGAGTGCCGGCCGCAGAGCGGCCGAGGGCCGACTGCCGAGAAATCCGCTGGTCGGCATCAGGACCCGCGCCACCACCCAGGACGACGACGCCTGGCGGGCCGGACAGCTCGCGGCACAGCGCAGGTACCGGCGCGTGCTGCCGGTGCTGGCCCTCGCGGCGATCGGGTCGCTGGTCAACGGACTGCTGAGCGGTCCGTTCTGGGTCTTCCTCGTCATCGCGAGCGGCTGCGGGCTCGCCGACCTCGTCACGGCCACCGCCGCCGTCCGGGCCGCCCGCGCGGCCGCCGGCCGCCGGTGA
- a CDS encoding NAD(P)/FAD-dependent oxidoreductase: MAADGEQAIVVGSGPNGLAAAVELAGAGLRVTVLEAAAEIGGGTRSGELTLPGLLHDHCAAVLPLGPGSPFLRGLGLERYGVAWAHPEVDLAHPLDTGSAGALHRSLERTAAGLGVDGAAWHALFEPLGTGFDALAGDLLGPVLRLPRHPVRLAAFAARAVRTVPGLARRFRTPQARALLAGAAAHAFHPLEAPLSGASIGLMLIASAHRYGWPVARGGTRTVTDALAAVLRERGGTIETGIRVRSLAELPPAAVVMLDLAPRVALAVAGDRLPPRVRRAYARWRPGPGAFKVDLAVEGGLPWRDPVCAVAGTVHLGGTLEQVADAEREVHRGRLPERPFVLVGQQYLADPGRSRGDLHPVWAYAHVPAGYPGDATEAVLAQLERFAPGSRERIVAIRTRSTRELAAYNENFIGGDIIGGANTPWQLAIRPRLAPDPYWTGIPGVHLCSAATPPGAGVHGMCGHHAARAALRRLRRGERGGSGGQGERGAPGRH; this comes from the coding sequence GTGGCGGCCGATGGGGAGCAGGCGATCGTGGTCGGGTCCGGACCGAACGGCCTGGCCGCGGCGGTGGAGCTGGCCGGTGCCGGGCTGCGGGTGACCGTGCTGGAGGCGGCCGCGGAGATCGGCGGTGGGACCAGGAGCGGCGAACTGACGCTGCCCGGACTGCTGCACGACCACTGCGCCGCGGTGCTGCCGCTCGGCCCCGGCTCGCCGTTCCTGCGCGGGCTCGGCCTGGAGCGGTACGGCGTCGCGTGGGCCCACCCCGAGGTGGACCTGGCCCACCCGCTGGACACCGGGTCCGCCGGTGCGCTCCACCGCTCGCTGGAGCGCACCGCAGCCGGGTTGGGGGTGGACGGCGCGGCCTGGCACGCCCTCTTCGAGCCGCTGGGCACCGGCTTCGACGCGCTGGCCGGCGACCTGCTCGGCCCGGTGCTGCGGCTGCCCCGGCACCCGGTGCGGCTGGCCGCCTTCGCCGCCCGGGCGGTGCGCACCGTGCCGGGCCTGGCCCGCCGCTTCCGCACCCCGCAGGCCCGCGCGCTGCTCGCCGGGGCGGCGGCACATGCCTTCCACCCGCTGGAGGCGCCGCTCTCCGGCGCCTCGATCGGCCTGATGCTGATCGCCTCGGCGCACCGCTACGGCTGGCCGGTGGCCAGGGGCGGCACCCGCACCGTGACCGACGCGCTGGCGGCCGTGCTGCGCGAGCGCGGCGGGACGATCGAGACCGGGATCCGGGTCCGCTCACTGGCCGAACTGCCGCCCGCCGCCGTGGTGATGCTCGACCTCGCGCCGCGCGTGGCCCTGGCCGTCGCGGGCGACCGGCTGCCGCCCCGGGTCCGCCGGGCCTACGCCCGCTGGCGGCCGGGGCCGGGCGCGTTCAAGGTCGACCTGGCCGTCGAGGGCGGACTGCCCTGGCGCGACCCGGTCTGCGCGGTGGCAGGCACCGTCCATCTCGGCGGCACCCTGGAGCAGGTGGCCGACGCGGAGCGGGAGGTGCACCGCGGCCGGCTGCCCGAACGTCCGTTCGTGCTGGTCGGCCAGCAGTACCTGGCCGACCCCGGCCGCTCCCGCGGCGACCTGCACCCGGTCTGGGCCTACGCCCACGTCCCGGCCGGTTACCCGGGCGACGCCACCGAGGCGGTGCTCGCCCAACTGGAGCGCTTCGCCCCCGGCAGCCGCGAGCGGATCGTCGCCATCCGCACCCGCTCAACCCGCGAACTCGCCGCCTACAACGAGAACTTCATCGGCGGTGACATCATCGGCGGCGCGAACACCCCCTGGCAGCTCGCGATCCGCCCCCGGCTCGCCCCCGACCCCTACTGGACCGGCATCCCCGGCGTCCACCTCTGCTCGGCCGCCACCCCACCGGGCGCGGGCGTCCACGGCATGTGCGGCCACCACGCGGCCCGGGCCGCCCTGCGGCGGCTGCGGCGCGGTGAGCGCGGGGGGAGCGGCGGCCAGGGTGAGCGCGGGGCACCCGGGCGGCACTGA
- a CDS encoding SdpA family antimicrobial peptide system protein, protein MASPTARADESGAARRRLALFAVSCAAIFSFLLLSVFYTLPSNALSSRHSKGARTFFNTVAPQDWAFFTRNPETVQLGVYAFDGTNSHSLIRTPQGSPSNFFGLSRTQRAQGPEIGYVNAEANDWQDCSGLLDSCLRGASGTPAQHVRNTSPVPTVCGDSYLTEEKTVPWEYRNLVSYQKRVVKIAHLDVSCA, encoded by the coding sequence ATGGCCAGCCCCACCGCCCGGGCCGACGAATCGGGAGCCGCGCGGCGCCGGCTCGCGCTCTTCGCCGTCAGCTGCGCGGCCATCTTCTCCTTCCTCCTCCTGTCGGTCTTCTACACGCTGCCGAGCAATGCCCTGAGCAGCCGCCACTCGAAGGGCGCCAGGACCTTCTTCAACACCGTCGCGCCGCAGGACTGGGCCTTTTTCACTCGGAATCCGGAAACCGTGCAGCTCGGCGTCTACGCCTTCGACGGAACGAATTCGCACAGCCTGATCAGGACCCCGCAGGGAAGCCCGTCGAATTTCTTCGGACTCTCCAGGACGCAGCGCGCCCAGGGGCCGGAAATCGGCTATGTGAACGCCGAGGCCAATGACTGGCAGGACTGCTCGGGCCTGCTCGACAGCTGCCTGCGCGGCGCGTCCGGCACGCCCGCGCAGCACGTGCGGAACACCAGCCCGGTGCCCACCGTCTGCGGTGACTCCTACCTCACCGAGGAGAAGACCGTGCCCTGGGAGTACCGAAACCTCGTCTCCTACCAGAAACGAGTCGTCAAGATCGCCCACCTGGACGTGTCATGCGCCTAG
- a CDS encoding DegT/DnrJ/EryC1/StrS aminotransferase family protein — MQLAVHGGTPVLPTPHRFVWPRLTDDHRSAVNSLLDRVELSYYGREGEAEAVERLWSRRLEGRHTLAVTSGTAALHSAFYALGAEPGTEVICPTNTFLATLMPLVQTGATPVLADAEDDTGNIDPKSIRDAITPRTVGIAVTHLWGHPCDMDAIMQIADEHGLWVVEDCSHAHGARYHGREVGSIGDAAAISFQSAKLVFAGQGGMFAARDRETFERAVLLGHFRVRAQQDCTTELGRYASTGFGLNYRIHPLSAALARVSTEQMDPLIASRQAQLARLTERLSRIPGLRCPTTRTDCDRGAFYGYKLRLSGEWLNVPMAALVAALQAEGLDVHKPGSAPLHTTAFFTDEEVPVFRTRPAGRRRYQAGDFPVAERVWAESLSLPTFTFADEAPLVEAYADAFEKVHANLAAL, encoded by the coding sequence ATGCAGCTCGCCGTTCACGGGGGGACGCCGGTCCTGCCCACGCCGCACCGGTTCGTCTGGCCCCGCCTCACCGATGACCACCGCTCGGCGGTGAACAGCCTGCTCGACCGGGTCGAGCTGAGCTACTACGGGCGCGAAGGAGAGGCCGAGGCCGTGGAGCGGCTGTGGAGCCGGCGCCTGGAGGGCCGGCACACCCTGGCGGTGACCTCCGGTACCGCGGCGCTGCACTCCGCCTTCTACGCGCTGGGCGCCGAACCGGGTACCGAGGTGATCTGCCCGACCAACACCTTCCTCGCCACGCTCATGCCGCTGGTCCAGACCGGCGCCACGCCGGTGCTCGCCGACGCGGAGGACGACACCGGCAACATCGACCCCAAGTCCATCCGGGACGCCATCACCCCGCGGACGGTGGGCATCGCGGTGACGCACCTGTGGGGCCACCCGTGCGACATGGACGCGATCATGCAGATCGCCGACGAGCACGGACTCTGGGTGGTCGAGGACTGCTCCCACGCCCACGGCGCCCGGTACCACGGCCGCGAGGTCGGCAGCATCGGTGACGCGGCGGCCATCAGCTTCCAGAGCGCCAAGCTGGTCTTCGCCGGCCAGGGCGGCATGTTCGCCGCACGCGACCGCGAGACCTTCGAACGCGCGGTCCTGCTGGGCCACTTCCGGGTCCGGGCCCAGCAGGACTGCACCACCGAGCTGGGCCGCTACGCCAGCACCGGGTTCGGGCTCAACTACCGCATCCACCCGCTCTCCGCGGCCCTGGCCCGGGTGAGCACCGAGCAGATGGACCCGCTCATCGCCTCCCGCCAGGCCCAACTCGCCCGGCTGACCGAGCGGCTGAGCCGGATCCCCGGCCTGCGCTGCCCCACCACCAGGACCGACTGCGACCGCGGCGCCTTCTACGGCTACAAGCTGCGACTCAGCGGCGAGTGGCTGAACGTTCCGATGGCCGCCCTGGTGGCCGCCCTGCAGGCGGAGGGCCTGGACGTGCACAAGCCCGGCTCCGCACCGCTGCACACCACCGCCTTCTTCACCGACGAGGAGGTGCCCGTCTTCCGCACCCGTCCCGCTGGGCGGCGGCGCTACCAGGCCGGTGACTTCCCCGTCGCCGAGCGGGTCTGGGCCGAGTCCCTCAGCCTGCCCACCTTCACCTTCGCGGACGAGGCGCCGCTCGTCGAGGCGTACGCCGACGCGTTCGAGAAGGTCCACGCCAACCTGGCGGCGCTGTGA
- a CDS encoding NAD(P)-dependent oxidoreductase, with translation MAQERATGRTSGGLTGVTGPEPQAPWVDLLKPAGVAKVAVVGGSGRLGSLLTHLLTRRGVEVLVLDSRPCESLAHTSFRYCDIANPATILPSAFDGVDAVVHLAALHGAHLVAGYPRGDFWKVNVRGTEHVLRAAHEAGVRRAVIASSTSIYGSGSAVGEPAHVLDEAFPLRPEDVYDLTKLAGEELLRQYATQGAAGVALRFGRFFFPSHVDYHLRKLSTGLDALDACQAIVRALASPVPAPFSAYCIASDLPLDRDQRARLGTELPAVLGEAIPELVEAARHRSVTLPARVGKSVDTGLARERLGYAPERALDWTARMWLAELHTRRRSRVPSRRWLESPA, from the coding sequence ATGGCGCAGGAGAGAGCAACCGGCCGCACCAGCGGCGGCCTGACAGGAGTCACCGGCCCCGAGCCGCAGGCCCCCTGGGTCGACCTGCTCAAGCCGGCCGGTGTGGCCAAGGTGGCCGTCGTGGGCGGCTCGGGGAGGCTCGGATCACTGCTGACGCACCTGCTGACCCGGCGCGGCGTGGAGGTGCTGGTCCTGGATTCGCGGCCGTGCGAGTCCTTGGCCCACACCTCGTTCAGGTACTGCGACATCGCCAACCCGGCGACCATCCTGCCGTCCGCCTTCGACGGCGTCGACGCGGTCGTCCACCTGGCCGCGTTGCACGGAGCCCACCTGGTCGCCGGATATCCGCGCGGCGACTTCTGGAAGGTGAACGTGCGCGGCACCGAGCACGTGCTGCGGGCCGCGCACGAGGCAGGGGTGCGCAGGGCGGTGATCGCCAGTTCCACCTCGATCTACGGCTCGGGGTCGGCCGTCGGCGAGCCCGCGCACGTGCTCGACGAGGCCTTTCCGCTGCGACCCGAGGACGTCTACGACCTCACCAAGCTGGCCGGCGAGGAACTGCTGCGGCAGTACGCCACACAGGGCGCCGCCGGCGTGGCCCTGCGGTTCGGCCGGTTCTTCTTCCCCTCCCACGTCGACTACCACCTCAGGAAGCTGTCGACCGGACTGGACGCGCTGGACGCCTGCCAGGCCATCGTGCGGGCGTTGGCGTCCCCCGTGCCCGCGCCCTTCTCCGCCTACTGCATCGCGTCGGACCTGCCGCTGGACCGGGACCAACGGGCCCGGCTGGGAACCGAGTTGCCCGCCGTGCTCGGCGAGGCGATCCCGGAGCTGGTGGAGGCGGCCCGGCACCGCTCCGTCACCCTGCCCGCGCGGGTCGGCAAGTCGGTCGACACCGGTCTCGCCCGGGAGCGCCTGGGCTACGCGCCCGAACGCGCGCTGGACTGGACCGCGCGCATGTGGCTGGCCGAGTTGCACACCCGACGCCGCTCCAGGGTGCCGAGCCGGCGCTGGCTCGAAAGCCCGGCGTGA
- a CDS encoding AAA family ATPase: MTEYQPGGLTLLSTAASSGKSLLARSFAAIRRAAGLDVSMYKPLAVMLQPYTEGDHRTDLSMYLGALASGEESVRSSGICSYVAEPTGSRATIRAACGPPGAELGAVPRISEDGLDLTRLDDTAWQTMVDTCAAALHARPGFVITEGAGGATDAVARDLSNQLIACEADHPVLLVAGARRGGAVASVMGTWSLLRPDCRELVSGFVVNGVEHPEQMRESVKRAEEAMGVPCLGIIPMIPLFATSGDRGAGVPILSTWEEEIRHVAEFVRPFLADELIGALESAHRVPAF; the protein is encoded by the coding sequence ATGACCGAGTACCAGCCCGGCGGCCTGACCCTGCTGAGTACCGCCGCCAGCAGCGGCAAGAGCCTCCTGGCACGCTCCTTCGCCGCCATCCGCCGCGCCGCCGGGCTCGACGTGTCGATGTACAAGCCGCTCGCCGTCATGCTCCAGCCCTACACCGAGGGCGACCACCGGACCGACCTGTCCATGTACCTCGGCGCGCTGGCCAGTGGCGAGGAGAGCGTCCGGTCCTCGGGCATCTGCAGCTACGTCGCCGAGCCGACCGGCTCCCGAGCGACCATCCGCGCCGCCTGCGGCCCACCGGGAGCCGAGCTCGGCGCGGTCCCGAGGATCTCGGAGGACGGCCTGGACCTGACGCGCCTCGATGACACGGCCTGGCAGACCATGGTCGACACCTGCGCCGCGGCGCTGCACGCCCGTCCGGGCTTCGTCATCACCGAGGGCGCCGGCGGTGCCACCGACGCGGTCGCCAGGGACCTGTCGAACCAGCTCATCGCCTGCGAGGCGGATCATCCGGTGCTGCTCGTCGCGGGGGCGCGCCGTGGCGGCGCGGTCGCCTCGGTCATGGGCACCTGGTCGCTGCTGCGGCCGGACTGCCGCGAGTTGGTGAGCGGGTTCGTCGTCAACGGGGTCGAGCACCCCGAGCAGATGCGGGAGTCGGTCAAGCGCGCCGAGGAGGCCATGGGGGTTCCCTGCTTGGGCATCATTCCGATGATCCCCCTGTTCGCCACCTCTGGTGACCGCGGCGCGGGCGTGCCGATCCTGTCGACCTGGGAGGAGGAGATCCGCCATGTCGCCGAGTTCGTCCGCCCGTTCCTCGCCGACGAACTGATCGGCGCGCTGGAGTCCGCACACCGCGTCCCAGCCTTCTAG
- a CDS encoding formyltransferase family protein, which produces MTAPPAAAPTPGPAPQRVLFWASKQLGLRCFAHLAELAAGRPDAAIAGLVHSDRDHRKSGRARNELVELARDLGVPVFDEHQDPVGTDATIGIAVGYPHRITPRALARCQRGALNLHMAPLPHYRGSKTLAHAIINGEERCGVSLHYMDAGLDTGDVIAVRWIPIPPTGPERQIMTELAETAFDLFTEYAPRLLDPEPIPATPQSVLEEQGGVVPRRCTRASLAALYELSHGWDFERLYRYARALDTGNGKLPYIEDGGRRIYLQVAPGPPSTAHETEPTP; this is translated from the coding sequence GTGACAGCGCCGCCGGCCGCGGCGCCGACCCCCGGGCCGGCACCGCAGCGCGTCCTGTTCTGGGCGAGCAAGCAGCTCGGCCTGCGCTGCTTCGCCCACCTGGCGGAGCTGGCGGCGGGCCGCCCCGACGCCGCCATCGCCGGCCTCGTCCACAGCGACCGGGACCACCGCAAGTCCGGACGCGCGCGCAACGAGCTCGTCGAGCTCGCCCGCGACCTCGGGGTCCCCGTCTTCGACGAGCACCAGGATCCGGTCGGGACGGACGCCACGATCGGCATCGCCGTCGGCTATCCGCACCGGATCACGCCGCGGGCGCTCGCCCGCTGCCAACGGGGGGCCCTCAACCTGCACATGGCACCGCTGCCGCACTACCGCGGCTCCAAGACACTGGCCCACGCCATCATCAACGGCGAGGAGCGGTGCGGGGTGAGCCTGCACTACATGGACGCGGGGCTCGACACCGGCGACGTCATCGCCGTGCGGTGGATCCCCATCCCCCCGACCGGCCCCGAACGGCAGATCATGACCGAGCTGGCGGAGACCGCGTTCGACCTGTTCACCGAGTACGCGCCCAGGCTCCTCGACCCGGAGCCGATCCCCGCGACGCCGCAGTCCGTCCTGGAGGAGCAGGGAGGCGTGGTGCCCCGGCGCTGCACCCGGGCCTCGCTGGCGGCCCTCTACGAGCTCTCGCACGGCTGGGACTTCGAGCGCCTCTACCGCTACGCCCGCGCCCTGGACACCGGGAACGGCAAGCTGCCGTACATCGAGGACGGCGGTCGCCGGATCTACCTGCAGGTCGCGCCCGGCCCCCCGTCCACAGCGCACGAAACGGAACCGACACCATGA